The region AAGTTGGCAGCTTGAGGATGTTGGGGTCCTGAGCCTTCCCTAGGTGAGCATTCACCTATTTTCTGGAGAGTCTGTGTCTGGGCTCTCAGCCCCACTACCACGGGGGCAGGTACAGACCACCCTTTTAGACTAACTCCCCTAATCGCAGTCCtctgcttctctccctccctcttccccctctaTATTTATCCACCCTCCGCCTCCGCCAGGTGCTGGCCAGAGCCCCAGTGGCGCGCAGCCCGCCCCACCCGGGCATGGAGCCACAGGGCCTGCTGGAGACCCCTGAGAGGGGGATGGGAGCCTGAACCTGGCCACAGCACACAAGAGTCTGGTGGCCAGTGTGCAGGGGCGTGAGGGGGAGGATCCTAGGGGAAGAGGTGTCCCACACCAActgtgcctctgtttctccaTGGAAAGTTTAAATAAAACCAGACAACCATGTGTCCCTCACCATCCCCTCAGGGATTTCCCAGGAGCCTCACCAGGGAAGACCAAGAGTTCTGTCCTGAGTGGCAGGGTAACGACGAGGGGTCCTCAAAGAGCCATGGCCCCCAGCTCCCTCTCCGTGGGGTCCCCACCGCAGACCCCAATCCTAGGATGCCTTCACCCCCTCGACCAGGTCCTCGCAGCAGGAGCTCCCGCATCTGGCTCCAGCGCTCACGAATTGGGAGCGCAGGGGACCCAGGCGTTCGAGCTGCCCAGCCGGCCTCACCACATTCCTCGGCGCTGGCGGAGGCGGAAGGAGACGGGATGGGACGCGAGCCCGgcagggaagggagaggcagGGCCAGGTCGGGCCACGCGTGACGCCTCCCCTGCCTTAGGGCCCCCAGCAGGTGGACAGCGCCCAGCGTGCGGCGCGAGGCCCGCAGGCACATCCAAAGTAGGGCTGCAGCTCCTTGAAGTCCCAGGGGCTTTGGCTCCCAGACAGAAACCTCCCCGACGTCCCCAGTTTGCCAAGCGCGCGGCATTTGGCTAGTCTGGAGAGGGATCCCGCGTGAGGGCTTGATAGTGAGAGGGACTTGAGACCAGGCTCTAAACCCCCAGGGACTTACCCTCCCGCCGCCCGCTGGACTCGGGCTTCGTAGCTCAAAGGTCTCCTCGTCCTCGTCCTCCTCCCCGTCCCCGCTAAGCTCTCCGTCCCCGTAGTCCCGATGCAGAAGAGTGAAGCCTCGACGGCAGCAGAGGAGCCACCACAATCCCCCGGGGAGAGGCATCCGGGCAAGGAGCCGGGAGATGGGGGCGCGGGCAGCCCCGGCCAAGCAGCAGGAGGTCGGAGAAACCGGTGCAGCTCCCACTCGAGGACAGGAAAGAtgaggtgggagaaggaagagggagaggggcaCAAGGAGGATGCAATGTCCGGCGCTGGGGTGCAAGGGGAAGTTAACCAGAGTCTGAGGGGGGCTCAGTGTCTGGGCCCCccgaagagggagagggaaaatcGTTCAGGGCCGGGGTAAAGGAGAGAGTAATGTCCGGAGCTGGGAAGTAGTGTCCGTCGTAGTGTCCAGTCCTGTGGGGGGCAGTGTCCGGTGCAGTATCCGAGGTGGGCAATTGTCCAAGCTCCAGGGAGGGTCGTGTCCGGTACGGCGTCCGGTGGCCGGGGCCCGGGGCGCGCGCGCTGCGCTCCCTGCAGCCCCGGGACTGGCGCGCTGGGGGCGCGAGCACAGAGCTGGGACCCCgcctccccagcctcctccctctcaGAGgccccccccttcctccttctttctctcctcccttctttacAAGGCAGGGTCCAGGTTTCGTCACAGCTTCTTCTGCCCAATCCCTGTGCCTGGTTACAGGAGCCGCCACCAATCAAACAACTGAAATCGCTGTGGGTTGCATCATGTGCCCCTGGCTGGGTGACAACGGGGAGGGGCGGGGGGATAGGGAGGGAGAGGACCTTGAGATGTTAGCCACGCCCCAGTGTCTGAGGTCCGACCAGGGGTGCTAGTGACGTCATGGAAGCCCGCCTTCATGCTCTTGATTTAACTCTTGGCTCGCCGaccaacaaattaaaaatcctCTTGAAAAGGAGTTTTGGAGAAAGGAAGGTACAGGGCTTGGAAAGCCCATCTTCTGCCTTTGACCCTTATCTCATCACAGGGTCCCTCAGAAAGAGCCTTGGCTACGGAGAGGATGTCCAGACCTAAGTCGAGCTCTAGACCAGGTCCTCCACCTCTAGGTTGAAGGAGGCTAGTCCCTCGGTCTGAGTCACCTCTTTTTTGAATTGAAGAAGTTGAGGCAGGGACTCAGTGAAGACACAGACCTGAGCTGGAAATAAAATCGAATTTAGAATGCACAAGCTTACCGAACTTAGGTAAGGATGGTGTCTTGGGATTCTAGGGAATTCTGTGTCTCGGAATAGAGTGGAGGCTTCTCAGGGAGAATATCCAGAGGTTCTGTACAGGAAGGGGTTAACTAGGCGCTAGGCAGTCAAGGCGGGGCAGCGGGGACAGCAGACGCGCGCGCGCGCGTTGCTGACTCAGCAGCAATTCCCGCGGTCTCTAGTGAAGGTTTCCAGGTCCGCCTCCAGTGGTTGGCGTGCGGGACTCTTGGGGATCGGCGCTGTCTGCGGCCTTCCCTGGATCCTGGCCCCTAAAGGCTGTGGCTCTGGGTCTCAGTTGCCCACGGCTTTGGGAAGGTCTGCTAGCCTGGACTAGGCGGGGCGGGACGGGGCGGGGCTGTCAGGCAGCACCTCCCGTGAGACCTCGTGGCCCCGCCCCCGCCCTTCCAACTCCTAGACTCCCGGGCTGGAGCGGTGAGGACAATCTTTGCTGACCGGATATTAAACTGCGAGAATTGTCACATATGAACACTGCCCGTTGCAACTGTGTAACACAAACAACAGGAATCAATGTGACTGTCTCTAGAGGCCATCACAGCCGTGCCCTCTCTCCAGATGATAGTGGCCTGTGCAGAGATTTCCTAGGAAAGGAGACACCACAACCATATGCTCTCTTCTCCGTCTGTGTTTCCGATCAGCTCAGGGCATTTCCTCTGACCCAGTTCCCATATTCTTCACCCCCCCGCCACGCCCATGATAATTTGCAAATCGTAATTCCCTCTTCGGTCTTTTCCCAAGGTGAAACACTACAACTCaactttttaaattacattttttctttccttcacaaGACCTTAGAAAGGATTGTAAAGTGGTAATCTAATGAAAACTCCCATCCAATCCGGGAACTCCTGTCCCTACCCCTTCCTGTACCCCCACACCACGCAAAGACACAGAGAATCCCCAACAGTTTGTACGTTCCAGAAGCCAGGATCTCAGTACTCGCTAAGGCAGCCATTACTGGATAGCGCTCTGGTTGTTAGAAAGCTCTTCCTTACACTATTTCTGGAGGATCCTCCGCCCCTCCTCGCCTGGCGGACTTCTTGGCAGAGACTGGGTGAAGGTAGAGGGACTGTCAGTGGCTAGAGCTTTAGCGGACTTAGTGCCCCCACCCCCTCTactcccacccccactgcccaGCCCCTCAGCGCATTCCAATCAGAACTAGCGGGCCAAGTGGGAGGTGGGTTAACCCACTAGCTCTGCCCTGCAACAAATCATTTCCAAGTCGGTGACCCAAAAATAGTAACAGTTGGGTTGCATCTTACATTCATGTTATCAATTTAATGTGGCAAGGCACAGAAGCAATCCCTTTAGGTTCCTACTTTTCTTAGTTTTCCCCCACCTACTCTCCTTCTCCACTACCCTCCTGAAATCATTTCCTCACCACGCCCCCTTCTCTAGATTGGCAGCCCTAGTTGTCCCAGGAAAGACTGTGGGTCTCAGTGGGAGCTGAGCAGGAAGAAAGGCGGGGCCGGCGGGAGCAGCCGCCACGGGGATGAGGCCCTGAGCTGCAGCCCCCGTCCCGTAGCAGCCTCCTCAGGTCTTGACGGAAGCGCAGGCCCAGAAAGGCGTAGAGCACGGGATTGAGGCCGCAGCGGACAAGGGCCAAGCCGCTGGTCACCAGCAGTGCCAGATCCTTGCGCTTGCTGGCAGGGCAGCTGCGCTCGCGGGCAGCCAGTAGATCTGCGGTATCCAGCAGTAGGGCGAGGCTGTAGGGCAGTTGCAGTACCACGAAGGCTGCCACCAGGGCCACCACGACACGCAGCGCACGCCGGCGCTCGGGCCCCCTGGCGGCCAACAGCGTGCGGCCCAAGAGCGCGTAGCAGGCTGCCATGACGCCCAACGGCAGCGCGAAGCCCAGGACAACTTGCGCCACGGCGCTCGTCCCCTTCACCGTCTGCGTGAGGCCCTCGGGGAAGACGAGGCGACAGCGTCTCTGGCCATCCCTTTGCCCGTCCCGGCTGAAGAGGAGCGCAGGCAGCGCCAGGAGCAGCGACAACAGCCACACGATCACCGAGACCAAGTGTGCACGCCCGGGCTTGGAGGGCCTTGGGCCTGCTGGGAGCGCTCGGACGATAGCTACATAGCGGTCGGCGCTGATACAGGCCAGAAAGAGGAAGCCGGCGTGGAAGGAGGCCGAGTAGAGGCTGGAGATGGCCCGGCAGGTGGCACTTCCCAGACTCCAGCCTTGAAGAGCCCCTGCTGCTGCAAAGGGCAGTGTCAGTGCTAGAAGGAGGTCGGCCAGGGCCAGCTGGAGCAAGTGGGCAGACGTGGGCGAACGTGCAGCACGTCGTCGAGCTGCCAGGTGGGTGGCCAGGACTAGGCCATTGCCGGCCAGGCCCAGTGCAGCCACGATCAGGGAGACACTAGGTTGGAACGCCCGACTGAAGGCCTGGACATCAGCCTTGtagcagagctcaggcagtggcTCAGCTGAGTATGCCTCCTCATCATCCCCAGAGTAGGAGCCCCAGGAAACCTGGGAAGATCAAAAAAAGAGGGATCTTATGAGACATCTTTCCACACGCCTCCCCTTCCCACACATGCCTTCCGGGCTGGGAGCTCCTGTGTGAGCAGGTATAACCATAGCAGGGGAGAAGACAAACTCTTCTACAGACTCAGCAGGACTTGGCTTCCCTTGCatgcctcctgcctctgcttctagCTTCCTGGGTCACCTTGAGCACCTTCAAATTGGACGTCCTGACCAGTCCACCTGGCAAGGTTTTCTTGAGGATTGTTTGAAACATGGAAGATAATGGATGAGGCACAGGTGTTCTCCAAAGGCCAAGAGTTTGTATTATTAATAAATCTTAGAGCTTCCCTTCCCTTTGCAGCGCCCTCTCCTGGACGGAAGCCCGTAGGTGGGTAGGCTTTGCCTCAGACCTGGGTCCTGGGTTCCAAGAATGGTGTGGGCTTGTCTCCTTTATTTTCCCTCCCCACCATACCTCTACCTCCAGGAAAGGTGGACTGAACCACTCATGCCAAGGGGGTCTCAAGGGTTGGAGCTCAGGTTTTCTGAGCTGAGTCGGACCTTGGACCTCTAGGTTCAACTAACCCTTCCCCTCAGCCAGAGATAGTTCCAGGAATACTGCACAGGTCATAGGATGGTAGAGGCTTGTTACCATCccattctttccccttccccttcctccccgTCTCTGtaaccctcctcttcctccctgcccccactcccACCTGCTCTGTGGGCTCCGTCCCCATCTCTGGCAACACAGGTTTCTGAGGTATAGCAGCAGGGGGTAGAAGTTAAACAGCTAGTGGGACAGGAAGGAAGGGGCGGAGAGAGGGGCCAAAAGAAGTGGAGATTAGGGTCTGTGGGGCACACTTTCCTAGtccacctccccccaaaaaatatctCTTTACCCTACCAGTGGAAAAAGAAtcgattttagaatatttttatttgctgtgtgatcttggtttttttttttttcctctctgaccATCAGGTTTTTCACCTACAAAGTGAATTATGGTAAAAATGCTGAATTCACAGTATTAAGAGAGTGTCCAGCACCACACCCAGAACATGGAACATAATTtgccttcagaaaaatgttagaTTCTTTTACTTACATCCCCTCTCGAagttccctcctcccctccatttTCTTGGATTTTTCAGGACCTTTCTCCCCTTACTTCCCTTTTCTCACCCCTGTGGCCCGAGACCCTGCCCGCCTGGGGTTACTTGAGTATTTCTTGGTGGCTAGAGGCTCTCTGCCCCCGCCCTTTCGCAGCAGGGCTGAAGCGCGCGCTTGCGCGGGGTCCCGGAAAATCGCGCGTGCAAGGAGAGAGAGGCTGGAGAAGGGGGGAGGTGAGAGGAGAAAGggtggaaaggaaaggagaggagagagagagcagagcagagcaccAGGAAcgacagaaaagaggagagagagaaaagagagagagagagaagggaagggttgggggagaaaggaggggaggagtgGGTAAGGAGGGGACATAGAGGTCTGCTGAaaaccccaggaggaggactggGAGCCCGAACCAGAACTGGAGCCCTAACCGGAGGAGCCCGGCACAGGGAGGCGGCCGCCGGGAACTGTCCGCCCTGCATGATGCCTCTCCGGCTCTTTTGCATCCTGCTCGCCGCCGTCTCAGGAGCCCGGGGCTGGGGCTACTGTGAGTGCTGGGATCTGGGGCAAGTGGGGTCGGACCCAGGCGTCCAGAGCCTGCTGGGTGGGAGCTCTCCGCATTGCGGCTTGGGTGGTCGCGGGTCCTTCTCGGCTGGCGCGCGCAGGCTCGCTCCCATCTTTTCCTGCCTCTCCCCCGCGCTCCGCAATGCAGCTTAGAGGCTGCCGCGCGTGCCCGGAGCTGGGGGCTGGGCTCAGAGAGAGGCAAGGATGGAATCAGGCAGGTACGATTTGGGACTAGAATCCAAGCAGGAGCTGGCACCTGGGTTTGAGGCTAGGGTTGGGAATAAATGTAGTATGGTGGCCAAGACTAGGGTTAAGGTTTTGCAGGGCCTAGGGCGGAACTTTGGAGCTGGCCAAGGGCTAGGGTTTGTAGCTAGGATCCAAGCAGGATCCAAGCAGAAATTGTTGACCCTGACTGATTTTAAAGCTGGCATGGAACTGCTGATAGTGCTAAGACTGGCTGGGTTTGGGAGCAAGAAGGCTTATATTTGGGGGTAGTGCAACTTTACGTGGCTGATGATTGAGAATGATGGTAAGGTTGGAGCTGGATTAATGTCTTGGGCTGACTCAAGTCCTGGTGCTGAGATTTGGAATTGTGTTTGGGGGAGTACTAAACCAGGACAGAGACTGGGACTGGGATAGGGAGGGTGTGGCCTTGGTCCTGAGGTGTAGCCTATGGGTTACCCTAGAAGGAGAAGGCAGCTATTACTGCAgcttggagatatatatatatatatatatatatgtgtgtatatatatatatatatacacatatatatatatcttaagtatatatatattttttaattttaattttttttttttgagacagagtctcactgggtagagtgccaccgcaccatagctcacagcaacctcaaactcttgggctcaagcaatcatcttgcttcagcctcccaaggagcttggaattacaggcacctgccacaatggtcagctagtttttctatttttagtagaggtgggggtctcgctcttgctcaggctggtcttgaactcctgagctccagcattCCAGCAGCCTCAGCCTTtcggtgctaggattacaggcgtgagccacctgaaGCCAGGATTGAATAGATGGCTTTCAGGAAGAGCTGGGTGTGCCCCTGGAGGTTAGAGCTAGGAGAGCTTCCACTAACGGTTGCTCAGTGGGTTGGGTTTTGGAAGGGCCTGGGAGGGGCTGGCGGTAACTTAACATGTCCTTTTTTCTCCTCCAGACGGCTGCGACGAGGAGCTGGTGGGGCCCCTGTATGCACGCTCCCTGGGGGCTTCCTCCTATTATGGGCTCTTCACAGCGCCCCGCTTTGCCAGGCTGCACGGTGAGCGCCCACTGCACACCGGCAGCAGCACCACTGTGGGGTGAGGTATTCCCGCGGGCGGAGCCTGGGGGGGGGTGTTGCCAGTGGTAAAAAGCCCCTGTTCCTTCTATAGGCATAAGTGGATGGTCACCTCGGATTGGGGATCCAAATCCCTGGCTCCAGATAGACTTAATGAAGAAGCACCGAATCCGGGCCGTGGCCACACAGGGCTCCTTCAATTCTTGGGACTGGGTCACACGTTACATGCTGCTCTACGGTGACCGAGTGGACAACTGGACGCCGTTTTACCAGAGAGGGCACAATGCGGTACTCTGGGTGCCCAGGCGCGCGTATTTGGGGAGCCTCTTGTGCTGGGGAAGGGGCGTGGGGGGTAAGGGCATAGGTAAGAAGCAGTGATTCCATTCCAGAAACTCAGTCCACAGGGACTGTCAGCTGATGTCCAAAGACACTCTCAGATCGCAGGGTTTATTTAGCACATTTTTTAGTAAAATCTGGGAGAACTTCctaagaaggtgacatttgatcTGAGGTTTGAGGAAATAACAGGAAGTTGGGAAAGGCCACTCTAGGCTAGGAAAACTGTGCGCAAAACGACAGAGGCAGGGGAGATCTGGAGTGTTTGTTTTCTCAAAGTCGAGATTGGGTGTGAAAGCCGTAGGCTGGAAGGCTGTGGAGAAACAAAGCAGAGGGTGGGGATGTGGTTACTACTCTCTCTGTCCCCGCAGACCTTCTTCGGTAATGTGAATGAATCAGGGGTGGTGCGCCACGATTTTCATTACCACTTCACCGCGCGCTACATCCGCATCGTGCCACTGGCCTGGAACCCGCGCGGCAAGATTGGCCTGCGGCTCGGACTCTACGGTTGCCCTTACAGTAAGGGTGTGGGTCACGGCGGGGGCAGGAAAACAGTTTCCCTGGCCCCCAGCTCACCTAAGGTCCTTTGCACAGAGTCTGACATACTTTATTTCGACGGCGACGATGCCATCTCATACCGTTTCCCGCGAGGGGTCAGCAGAAGCCTGTGGGACGTGTTCGCCTTCAGCTTCAAGACTGAGGAGAAGGATGGGCTCCTGTTGCACGCGGAGGGAGCCCAAGGAGACTACGTGACGCTCGAGCTGCAGGGGGCGCACCTACTGCTGCACATGAGCTTGGGTGAGAGCGACAAGGGGCCAATACCTGAAGCTCCCCAACACTGACTTCCAGGCACCTCCTCCGCGCGCAGCCGTGCCCGGGCTCCATCTTCCCCTTCTTTGCTGTATGGACCAGAACATTCTTTCCTTGTAGCTACTAAAATGTAGCACTTGATGCTAGCAAAGCACTAGACTCTGAGTCAGAACTAAATTCCATTCTCACCTCTACCATTTACTAGtggtgtgaccttggacaagacaTTTCCCTGAGCCTCAATACCCTCACCCTTAACAcacaattattttgtttctagTTAGCTTTTCGTAACACCCCCGTGATGACGTAGAAGCAGCTGTGTGCTCCAAGTTTTATAGATAGGAAAACAGACGCTGGGAGAGGTTAAATGCTTATGTTAAGTCACACACTTGCCAGGTGGCTGTCCGTCTTGCAGCCCCTTTTCTGCCTTGGGCACTGCTGTGCCCCCTGGGAACAAGGGCTAGCTGGAGTTGTCCTGGCTtcaggtctcactttgtcccgCTCCATTCTCAGGCAGCAGCCCTATCCAGCCAAGACCAGGTCACACAACTATGAGCGCCGGCGGTGTCCTCAATGACCAGCACTGGCACTATGTACGCGTAGATCGATATGGCCGTGATGCAAATCTCACCCTGGACGGCTATGTCCAGCCCTTTGTGCTCAATGGCGACTTTGAGAGGCTGAATCTAGACACAGAAGTAAGAGAGGGGGGAAGTGCCATTTGATTGGTGGGGTGCTGGatgagtgggggtgggagggacagtAGTTCTCTCTCTCCCAGAGATGGGACTTCTCCAATCTGGTTCCCAAATAACCTAGCAGCTCTTGGCACACTTACTGCTCACGGAAAAGGCCTGGGTTTTGTGGATTCCACTGTTGGCATGCATACTTCTGGGTGCCATCCCAGAACTACTAAGATGGGGTCTAGAAGGCCAGAGTTTGGGCATCAGGCTAGGTAGGAGAATTGTCCCCTTGGATCCTCCCACATCTTTGTGGAGTTGGTGAAGACCCTGGCCTGGATCTACAGATAAAGAATCCCAGACAGGTTGACTGACTCGCCCGAGGGCGTTGGACCAACTGTGGTAAAGTCAGAGCTGGAAAAGGAGCCTGAGTGAGCTATAGTACCAACACTGGGAGATGTGGGTTTTGAGTCTTTAATAAAGCCTGGGCTGGTGGTTGGGAAAGAATAAGGTGCTCCTGTGCCCAGGGAACCTCAATCCCCACTCCTCCTGCAGATGTTTGTCGGGGGTCTGGTGGGCGCTGCACGGAAAAATCTCGCCTATAGGCATAATTTCCGTGGCTGCATGGAAAATGTAATCTTCAACCGTGTCAACATCGCAGACCTGGCTGTGCGGCGCCATTCCCGGATCACCTTTGAGGTCAGTGGGCAGGGGGATCTGGGAGGGCAAAATACCAAAGCTTTTTGACCAGCGAAGATACGGTAGAGCAGGAAGAGATCTTGAGACTCAGTTAAAAACTGGGGACaaaaggctgggcgcagtggctcatgcctataatcctagcattctgggagggtgaggcacatggattgcctgagcttagaagttcgagaccagcctgagcaaaagcaagacccccatctgtaaaaaaataaccaggtgttgtggtgggtgcctgtagtcccagctactcaggaggctgaggcaagagtctcactatgccgcccttggcagagtgccgtggcatcacagctcccagaacctccaactcttgagcttaagtgattctcttgcctcagcctcccaagtaggctcctgccacaacgtccagctattttttgttgcagctgtcattgtttagctggcctgggccaggtttgaacccaccagccttggtgttatgtggctggtaccataaccactgtgctatgggcaccaag is a window of Nycticebus coucang isolate mNycCou1 chromosome 18, mNycCou1.pri, whole genome shotgun sequence DNA encoding:
- the CCR10 gene encoding C-C chemokine receptor type 10, translated to MGTEPTEQVSWGSYSGDDEEAYSAEPLPELCYKADVQAFSRAFQPSVSLIVAALGLAGNGLVLATHLAARRRAARSPTSAHLLQLALADLLLALTLPFAAAGALQGWSLGSATCRAISSLYSASFHAGFLFLACISADRYVAIVRALPAGPRPSKPGRAHLVSVIVWLLSLLLALPALLFSRDGQRDGQRRCRLVFPEGLTQTVKGTSAVAQVVLGFALPLGVMAACYALLGRTLLAARGPERRRALRVVVALVAAFVVLQLPYSLALLLDTADLLAARERSCPASKRKDLALLVTSGLALVRCGLNPVLYAFLGLRFRQDLRRLLRDGGCSSGPHPRGGCSRRPRLSSCSAPTETHSLSWDN